A single genomic interval of Eurosta solidaginis isolate ZX-2024a chromosome 3, ASM4086904v1, whole genome shotgun sequence harbors:
- the LOC137244952 gene encoding uncharacterized protein isoform X4, which produces MRPPPMQKAALQQNNEVHVNQQQRQRQLQQQQLTSSYLQLQQQQYQHKKQQQITPLTQLQQTSYEKTDAAHAPKYSFEQHAFTVDKPLNFVAATRTTTTIRTAATATANEADITTAKVDGRRNSIAAYAPTTILPVDVKTKQEQIQQLSQRQHLLQKQQQHQPQQLHPQPQRANADCVQLLDLSTSPPHETIYPLQGSLSAYFPQRPLVDAPLPPYRRASTARATTLVPTHRASYASQYSRSSSSEEGSFGGGNGSGGGGGGTNSSSASSGQHFINSYMRTTSSAFDDAAEHFIINFPAADSPSHSQKDCVINLPLSETEPLLTTNEVVVEDKLRRSITLPKNNGGSLIFTKKDLLPQRSASVAPYHVALTNNNCATKKQLEQQQQEETHKQIKQQKRNQSKNQEQAQSQQQLLHHSLSLRSVNENVATRKPAKHLPASYQQQQQQQYQRRSLQLNYNNNLVTTSTCCSTNNNFSSNSIGVKVVTASGSGDSGSKHFSSIGSVLRKHHHATTTTATANVIPQQQQQSGQSNTNTAATTRKQLAYSWYAPVYSALEEELEQDSRDSSPIHNLANTKKQHVNHYQHHRSTSNSSTAVDNETVALLDTRKKVNVQAQLHAQANSHAHAGKDGSFGSGNGIHVGGAGGVGSAGSGPICIQQKNGSQGLRPNGSGVLQVPTTLPLTNAHNATLQSEMAGGESTNKSGGVRANFELSNNVEKTALVNGYDADSGLVNSLSGALPPRRRIENFLKSLVGRKSARNAHASADAITAVPAVTRSENIVSRQPMPASPEITITKTPSEQNLVLLRGPALRGRQYKQHLLTTPAERNSDCSSDKLTVNGAIQGSTSSLNVVQQKLWNLLRREGSAASLYNEKSNSIVQYRGLRKCETVLALTRQTNSLCSPIFGGSAGGHLGAGGKYTGSGSCNGVARHNSCSAGGAGGRAAVNGSGGMRRTQTTGSGIFSTTGVEQIRPLNRLRNSVTNVNVTATCSRCSSLLSLAASGSRYSLNASADGSAFLTTSASQHQLQALAMRNAASPTLECKPPPHSSQLHREQQRERKISNVSSSQLNNNFNLVLSNRNADTNNAVDEQQHHALTSGGVSVPSSSSGNCSRTSSTGAPSTHSANSITPPSNITMATLTSSITSPQATTPNTPTAANRLIAGSVVALDALGGAIVTTPTAKAAQPQTARKTTRISSYSAITSNSNTSGILVDLPSTPTSLISPLSAAAIVSASSASSTPSTSVSSSSAITSPAPTTYILPPTTSQTYPFTITSLLAMSKSNAAASITRDGLDYMDAGGGNVQQYDDDDAVLTIKMPSASMTTAGTNLSVVDGRHYGVYATAAAPTAATTQQQQQTQAPQHFQSFTCKLCLVDVETREEATTLHQCGCEFCTEVSLWKIQNIAFELT; this is translated from the exons ATGAGGCCACCACCAATGCAAAAAGCCGCGTTGCAGCAGAATAATGAGGTGCACGTTAATCAACAACAGCGACAACGACAGCTACAGCAGCAACAGCTAACAAGTTcatacttgcaactacagcaacAGCAATATcaacataaaaaacaacaacaaatcactCCTTTGACACAGCTCCAACAAACGAGCTACGAAAAAACTGACGCAGCGCACGCACCCAAATATAGTTTTGAGCAACACGCGTTCACAGTTGATAAACCACTAAATTTTGTGGCTgccacaagaacaacaacaacaataagaacaGCTGCAACAGCCACTGCTAATGAAGCGGACATAACCACAGCAAAAGTCGACGGACGGCGCAATTCAATAGCTGCATATGCACCAACCACAATACTTCCAGTCGATGTTAAAACGAAGCAAGAACAAATACAACAGCTTTCGCAACGACAGCACTTGctacagaaacaacaacaacatcagccacAGCAATTGCACCCACAACCGCAACGCGCCAATGCTGATTGCGTTCAATTGCTAGACTTGAGCACATCACCGCCGCATGAGACCATCTACCCCTTGCAAGGTAGTTTGTCAGCATATTTTCCACAGCGTCCTCTAGTGGATGCGCCTTTGCCGCCATATCGACGCGCATCAACAGCAAGGGCAACAACGCTAGTGCCAACACATCGCGCCTCCTACGCAAGCCAATATTCGCGCTCTTCATCCAGTGAGGAAGGTTCCTTTGGCGGTGGCAACggtagtggtggtggtggtggtggcacCAATAGCAGTAGCGCTAGCTCTGGTCAACATTTCATTAATTCGTACATGCGCACCACCAGCAGTGCATTTGATGATGCGGCTGAACATTTCATAATCAATTTTCCAGCTGCCGATTCACCATCACACTCGCAGAaagattgtgttattaatttaccACTATCCGAGACCGAACCATTGTTAACGACTAACGAAGTTGTTGTTGAGGATAAGCTTAGACGTTCGATAACTCTACCTAAAAATAACGGCGGTTCATTAATATTCACAAAGAAGGATTTATTGCCACAGCGTTCAGCATCTGTGGCGCCATATCACGTAGCGCTGACGAATAATAATTGTGCAACGAAAAAGCAACTAGAACAACAGCAGCAAGAAGaaacacataaacaaataaaacaacaaaagcgCAATCAATCGAAGAATCAAGAACAAGCTCaatcacaacaacaactactGCATCATAGCCTAAGCTTACGTTCAGTTAACGAGAACGTCGCCACACGCAAACCCGCCAAGCATTTGCCTGCTTCAtatcaacaacagcaacaacagcaatatcAACGTCGTAGCTTACAATTGAATTACAACAATAATTTAGTAACCACTTCAACTTGTTGTAgtacaaacaataatttttctagtAACTCAATTGGCGTCAAAGTTGTCACTGCTAGTGGGAGTGGCGATAGTGGAAGCAAACATTTTAGCTCTATTGGCTCTGTTTTGCGTAAGCATCATCACGCTACAACTACAACAGCAACTGCCAACGTCattccacaacaacaacaacaatcaggCCAAAGTAATACAAACACGGCTGCGACAACACGCAAGCAGCTTGCGTACTCCTGGTACGCTCCGGTTTATAGTGCGCTCGAGGAGGAGCTGGAACAAGATTCTAGA GATTCTTCGCCAATCCACAATCTGGCCAACACAAAGAAACAACACGTCAATCATTACCAACACCATCGGTCAACAAGCAACTCCTCGACGGCGGTGGATAATGAAACCGTTGCGCTGTTAGACACGCGCAAAAAAGTCAATGTACAAGCCCAGCTTCATGCGCAAGCCAACAGTCACGCCCACGCGGGCAAAGACGGCAGCTTTGGCAGCGGCAACGGTATCcatgttggtggtgcaggaggtgTGGGAAGTGCTGGAAGCGGCCCAATAtgcatacaacaaaaaaatggtAGTCAAGGGCTGCGACCAAATGGTAGCGGGGTGTTACAAGTGCCCACAACGCTACCGCTCACAAACGCGCACAATGCGACATTACAAAGTGAAATGGCCGGCGGAGAAAGTACGAATAAAAGCGGTGGTGTGCGCGCCAATTTTGAACTATCAAATAACGTTGAAAAAACTGCACTGGTGAATGGTTATGACGCTGATAGCGGTTTAGTGAATTCCTTAAGCGGCGCGCTACCACCACGCAGACGCatagaaaattttctgaaatCGTTGGTAGGACGTAAATCGGCTCGTAACGCCCATGCGTCAGCGGATGCAATTACAGCTGTACCAGCAGTGACGCGTTCCGAGAACATAGTCTCACGACAACCAATGCCCGCTTCACCTGAGATAACTATAACAAAAACGCCTTCCGAGCAAAATTTAGTGCTACTGCGTGGCCCAGCACTGCGCGGACGTCAATATAAACAACATTTGCTGACCACGCCAGCAGAGCGCAATAGTGATTGTAGCAGTGATAAGCTAACAGTGAATGGTGCAATACAAGGCAGCACATCGTCGTTAAATGTAGTGCAACAAAAGTTATGGAACTTATTACGACGCGAGGGCAGCGCGGCCAGTTTGTATAATGAAAAATCTAACTCGATAGTACAATATCGGGGTTTACGCAAATGTGAAACTGTGCTTGCGCTTACGCGGCAAACGAACTCATTATGTTCCCCTATATTCGGTGGTAGCGCAGGGGGGCACTTAGGTGCTGGTGGAAAATACACTGGTAGTGGAAGTTGCAATGGCGTTGCGCGACACAACAGTTGTAGCGCGGGTGGTGCTGGTGGACGCGCGGCCGTTAATGGTAGTGGCGGCATGCGCCGTACGCAAACCACTGGCAGCGGTATATTTAGTACAACGGGTGTGGAGCAAATACGACCATTAAATCGGTTGCGTAATAGCGTAACGAACGTAAATGTGACAGCGACTTGTTCGCGTTGCTCTAGTCTGCTCTCATTAGCGGCATCGGGATCGCGGTATTCGCTCAATGCATCAGCCGATGGTAGCGCGTTTCTTACCACATCCGCTTCACAACACCAGCTGCAAGCACTAGCCATGCGAAATGCAGCGTCACCGACGCTTGAGTGCAAACCACCCCCACATTCATCACAGCTACATCGCGAACAACAACGCGAACGCAAAATTAGTAACGTAAGCAGTAGtcagttaaataataattttaatttagtaCTAAGTAATCGTAATGCTGACACTAATAACGCCGTTGATGAGCAGCAGCACCACGCGCTTACTAGCGGCGGTGTTAGCGTCCCTAGCAGCAGTAGTGGTAATTGCTCCCGTACGAGCTCGACTGGTGCGCCTAGTACGCATAGCGCGAACAGCATCACACCGCCGTCCAATATAACCATGGCCACGCTCACCTCAAGCATCACATCGCCGCAAGCCACCACACCAAACACGCCCACAGCAGCAAATCGATTAATTGCAGGCAGCGTAGTTGCACTAGATGCACTCGGCGGCGCAATAGTCACAACACCCACCGCCAAAGCCGCGCAACCGCAAACCGCACGTAAAACAACGAGAATATCATCATACTCCGCCATCACTAGCAACAGCAACACCTCAGGCATTCTTGTCGATTTGCCATCAACGCCAACATCGTTAATATCGCCGTTATCAGCAGCTGCTATTGTTTCTGCTTCTTCAGCTTCGAGTACACCATCCACTTCGGTTTCGTCATCGTCCGCCATTACATCACCCGCACCCACCACCTATATATTACCACCTACGACATCACAAACATATCCATTTACGATTACATCACTTCTAGCAATGTCAAAGTCAAATGCGGCGGCGTCAATTACGCGTGATGGTTTGGATTATATGGACGCTGGCGGCGGCAATGTGCAACaatatgatgatgatgatgccgTGTTGACGATAAAAATGCCTTCGGCGTCTATGACGACGGCGGGCACTAATCTCAGTGTGGTTGATGGCAGACATTATGGCGTTTATGCGACAGCAGCGGCGCCGACAGCAGCTAcaacgcaacaacaacagcaaacacaGGCGCCTCAACATTTTCAATCGTTCACTTGTAAGCTGTGCTTGGTGGATGTCGAAACGAGAGAGGAGGCTACAACATTGCATCAATGCGGTTGTGAATTTTGCACTGAG